In Janibacter sp. CX7, a single genomic region encodes these proteins:
- a CDS encoding SOS response-associated peptidase, whose product MCGRYAATANPDDLVEEFEIDADRVGDPARSILKSPQDPPAGTPDFNMAPTKQAPVVLTRVPKGEDAAVRQLRLLTWGLVPSWARETGVGLRMINARAESVLDKPAFAKAAASRRCIVPAAGWYEWQVSPVAKDAKGKPRKQPFYIHRGDGAPIAFAGLYEFWRDPAVAAGDDPDAWLTTFTIITTSADPGMDRIHDRQPLVLEPDDWARWLDPGLTDLDDVGEMLGFAQPGRFAAHPISTAVNATRNNGPGLIEPAPASDLVGVVDPETGEVVNPDG is encoded by the coding sequence GTGTGCGGACGATATGCGGCCACGGCCAACCCCGACGACCTGGTCGAGGAGTTCGAGATCGATGCCGACCGCGTCGGCGACCCGGCCCGCTCGATCCTCAAGTCACCCCAGGACCCGCCGGCGGGTACCCCCGACTTCAACATGGCGCCGACGAAGCAGGCTCCGGTGGTCCTCACCCGCGTGCCGAAGGGGGAGGACGCTGCGGTGCGTCAGCTGCGGCTGCTCACCTGGGGTCTCGTGCCGTCGTGGGCGAGGGAGACCGGGGTCGGCCTGCGGATGATCAACGCGCGGGCCGAGTCGGTCCTCGACAAGCCGGCCTTCGCCAAGGCGGCGGCGAGCCGCCGCTGCATCGTGCCGGCGGCCGGCTGGTACGAGTGGCAGGTCTCGCCGGTGGCGAAGGACGCGAAGGGGAAGCCGCGCAAGCAGCCCTTCTACATCCACCGTGGCGACGGTGCGCCCATCGCCTTCGCCGGCCTCTACGAGTTCTGGCGCGATCCGGCGGTCGCGGCCGGTGACGACCCCGACGCGTGGCTGACGACCTTCACGATCATCACGACGAGCGCCGACCCGGGCATGGACCGCATCCACGACCGGCAGCCGCTCGTGCTCGAGCCCGACGACTGGGCGCGCTGGCTCGACCCGGGTCTGACGGACCTCGACGACGTGGGGGAGATGCTCGGCTTCGCCCAGCCGGGCCGATTTGCCGCCCACCCGATCTCGACCGCGGTCAACGCCACCCGCAACAACGGGCCAGGCCTGATCGAGCCGGCGCCCGCGTCCGACCTGGTCGGCGTCGTCGACCCCGAGACCGGAGAGGTGGTCAACCCCGATGGTTGA
- the aroA gene encoding 3-phosphoshikimate 1-carboxyvinyltransferase yields MSSPDWHAPAASGRLDATVTLPGSKSLTNRYLVLAALASDTSRLRRPLRSRDTELMAQALRQLGAGVDDATSASAQGASPDWIITPATLRGGRTVDCGLAGTVMRFLPPVAALANGPVTFDGDEHARVRPMAAIIDALRDLGVTVEDEGRATLPFVVQGQGSVRGGRVVLDASASSQFISALLLAGSLFDEGVTVVHDGKPLPSLPHIEMTVEALRDAGAAVDDSEANTWRVEPGELLPLDVTVEPDLSNAAPFLAAALVAGGRVAVPDWPGHTTQAGDMIRDVLAQMGAEVTLDARTLTVTGDGRVSGIDIDLHDAAELTPVVAALAACADGPSIIRGVGHIRGHETDRIAALSRELGGLGVGVTELEDGLRIDPAPLRPSTFHTYADHRMVMAGALLALRAPGTVIEDPATVGKTLPQFVHLWDGMLEATEG; encoded by the coding sequence ATGAGCAGCCCTGATTGGCATGCCCCGGCAGCGTCCGGTCGCCTCGACGCGACCGTGACGCTGCCGGGGAGCAAGTCCCTCACCAACCGCTACCTCGTGCTCGCGGCCCTCGCCAGCGACACCTCACGCCTGCGCCGTCCCCTTCGCTCCCGGGACACCGAGCTCATGGCCCAGGCCCTGCGCCAGCTCGGCGCCGGCGTCGACGACGCCACCTCGGCCTCCGCCCAGGGCGCCTCCCCCGACTGGATCATCACCCCCGCGACGCTGCGCGGCGGGCGCACCGTCGACTGCGGCCTCGCCGGTACCGTCATGCGCTTCCTGCCGCCGGTCGCGGCGCTCGCGAACGGCCCGGTGACCTTCGACGGCGACGAGCACGCGCGGGTGCGGCCGATGGCCGCGATCATCGACGCGCTGCGTGACCTCGGCGTCACCGTCGAGGACGAAGGGAGGGCCACGCTCCCCTTCGTCGTGCAGGGACAGGGCTCCGTGCGGGGCGGGCGGGTCGTGCTCGACGCCTCCGCGTCCTCCCAGTTCATCTCGGCGCTGCTGCTCGCCGGCTCGCTCTTCGACGAGGGCGTGACCGTCGTGCACGACGGCAAGCCGCTCCCTTCGCTCCCGCACATCGAGATGACGGTCGAGGCGCTGCGCGATGCCGGTGCCGCCGTCGACGACTCCGAGGCCAACACCTGGCGGGTCGAGCCCGGTGAGCTGCTGCCGCTCGACGTCACCGTCGAGCCCGACCTGTCCAATGCCGCGCCCTTCCTCGCCGCCGCGCTCGTCGCCGGTGGCCGGGTCGCGGTCCCCGACTGGCCCGGGCACACCACCCAGGCCGGCGACATGATCCGCGACGTCCTCGCCCAGATGGGCGCCGAGGTCACCCTCGACGCGCGCACGCTCACGGTGACGGGCGACGGGCGGGTCTCCGGCATCGACATCGACCTGCACGACGCGGCCGAGCTGACCCCCGTCGTCGCGGCTCTCGCCGCGTGCGCCGACGGGCCCTCGATCATCCGCGGCGTCGGGCACATCCGCGGCCACGAGACCGACCGGATCGCCGCGCTCTCGCGCGAGCTGGGAGGCCTCGGCGTGGGGGTCACCGAGCTCGAGGACGGGCTGCGGATCGACCCGGCGCCGTTGCGCCCCAGCACCTTCCACACCTATGCCGACCACCGCATGGTCATGGCCGGTGCGCTGCTCGCGCTGCGCGCGCCGGGCACGGTCATCGAGGACCCGGCGACGGTGGGCAAGACGCTGCCGCAGTTCGTCCACCTGTGGGACGGCATGCTCGAGGCCACGGAGGGCTGA
- a CDS encoding alpha/beta family hydrolase: MVELETPTAQGPARVHLHEATGTPFGSLLLTHGAGGGIGAKDLQAIASRLPAHGWQVALVEMPWRVAGKKVAPMPPKLDAAWREIVAGVRDSLGERVVFGGRSAGARVACRLAAELGADGVLALSFPLVPPGKGPDKSRIHELLLPVEAGLTVQVVQGAKDPFGSPGVVRAALGDKAADVRVDEAPGTHSFTGGGAVADAVADHWTR; the protein is encoded by the coding sequence ATGGTTGAGCTCGAGACCCCCACGGCCCAGGGCCCCGCCCGCGTCCACCTGCACGAGGCGACGGGGACCCCCTTCGGCAGCCTGCTGCTCACCCACGGGGCCGGCGGCGGCATCGGGGCCAAGGACCTGCAGGCCATCGCGTCCCGGCTGCCCGCCCACGGTTGGCAGGTCGCGCTCGTCGAGATGCCGTGGCGGGTGGCGGGCAAGAAGGTCGCGCCCATGCCGCCGAAGCTCGACGCCGCGTGGCGCGAGATCGTCGCGGGCGTGCGGGACTCGCTGGGGGAGCGGGTGGTCTTCGGCGGTCGCAGTGCGGGCGCGCGGGTGGCCTGCCGGCTTGCCGCCGAGCTCGGGGCCGACGGGGTGCTCGCGCTGAGCTTCCCGCTCGTGCCGCCGGGCAAGGGCCCCGACAAGTCCCGCATCCACGAGCTGCTCCTGCCGGTCGAGGCGGGGCTGACCGTGCAGGTGGTGCAGGGCGCCAAGGACCCCTTCGGCTCACCGGGTGTGGTGCGAGCAGCCTTGGGGGACAAGGCCGCCGACGTCCGCGTCGACGAAGCGCCCGGGACGCACTCCTTCACCGGCGGCGGCGCGGTCGCCGACGCCGTGGCCGACCACTGGACCCGC
- a CDS encoding ribosome small subunit-dependent GTPase A, whose product MGRSARSWDESDVRVRPNRRGSRPRTKDRPKHEDAIVGRVTAVDRGRWTTLVPAGDGLPERVVIAMRARELGRSPVVVGDQVGMVGDTSGRPDTLARIVRIEERATVLRRTADDTDPVERVIVANADQLVVVAALADPQPRPRLIDRCLVAAYDAGMDPLLVLTKSDLASADDFLAQYAPLDVPHVVTSVLTEGSAGLAELRRRLAGRVSVLVGHSGVGKSTLVNALCPDADRATGHVNDVTGRGRHTSTSALGLRLPPLPPSPETPQDPRVLQSSDASTLQDPRVLQGSEPDPDAAGWIIDTPGIRSFGLAHVEPDRIIGHFPELAEGAEAGCPRGCTHDEPDCALDAWVAAGHAGPGGALRLDSLRRLLRARSGESDER is encoded by the coding sequence ATGGGCAGGTCCGCGCGCAGCTGGGACGAGTCGGACGTCCGCGTGCGCCCCAACCGCCGCGGCTCCCGCCCCCGCACCAAGGACCGGCCCAAGCACGAGGACGCGATCGTCGGCCGGGTCACGGCCGTCGACCGCGGCCGGTGGACGACGCTCGTCCCCGCGGGCGACGGCCTGCCGGAGCGGGTCGTCATCGCCATGCGCGCCCGGGAGCTCGGCCGCTCGCCCGTCGTCGTCGGCGACCAGGTCGGCATGGTGGGCGACACCTCCGGCCGGCCCGACACCCTGGCGCGCATCGTGCGCATCGAGGAGCGGGCGACCGTGCTGCGGCGCACCGCCGACGACACCGACCCCGTCGAGCGGGTCATCGTGGCCAATGCCGACCAGCTCGTCGTCGTCGCCGCCCTCGCCGACCCGCAGCCCCGCCCGCGCCTGATCGACCGGTGCCTCGTCGCGGCCTACGACGCCGGCATGGACCCGCTGCTCGTCCTCACGAAGTCCGACCTCGCCTCCGCCGACGACTTCCTCGCCCAGTACGCCCCGCTCGACGTCCCGCACGTCGTCACCTCGGTCCTCACCGAGGGCAGCGCCGGCCTGGCCGAGCTGCGCCGTCGGCTCGCCGGCCGGGTCTCGGTGCTCGTCGGCCACTCCGGCGTCGGCAAGTCGACGCTCGTCAACGCGTTGTGCCCCGACGCCGACCGCGCCACCGGTCACGTCAACGACGTCACCGGTCGGGGCCGGCACACCTCGACGAGCGCGCTCGGCCTGCGCCTGCCTCCCCTCCCCCCTTCGCCCGAAACTCCGCAAGACCCTAGGGTTTTGCAGAGTTCGGACGCCTCAACCCTGCAAGACCCTAGGGTTTTGCAGGGTTCGGAGCCGGACCCGGACGCGGCGGGCTGGATCATCGACACCCCGGGCATCCGCTCCTTCGGGCTGGCCCACGTCGAGCCGGACCGGATCATCGGGCACTTCCCCGAACTGGCCGAGGGCGCCGAGGCCGGCTGCCCGCGCGGCTGCACCCACGACGAGCCGGACTGCGCCCTCGACGCGTGGGTCGCCGCCGGCCACGCGGGGCCCGGCGGAGCGCTGCGGCTGGACTCCCTTCGCCGCCTGCTGCGAGCGCGGTCCGGCGAGTCCGACGAGCGCTGA
- a CDS encoding DoxX family protein, which translates to MIVRRIARPMLAGIFVWGGINALRYPAAHVPAAEPVTKPLAAKTQLPDDTELLVRANGAAMVAGGALLATGKAPRLASTLLLGTMVPTTATHNFWAESDPQAKAGKLTQFIKDVSLMGGLLLAAVDTAGKPGVAYRAKLAGESVERTARQARKAAAREAKLAALQAKQAVS; encoded by the coding sequence ATGATCGTTCGTCGCATCGCCCGACCCATGCTGGCCGGCATCTTCGTCTGGGGCGGCATCAACGCCCTGCGCTACCCCGCTGCCCACGTGCCCGCGGCCGAGCCCGTGACCAAGCCGCTGGCCGCGAAGACCCAGCTGCCCGACGACACCGAGCTCCTCGTGCGCGCCAACGGTGCCGCCATGGTCGCCGGCGGCGCGCTCCTCGCCACCGGCAAGGCCCCGCGCCTGGCCTCCACGCTGCTGCTCGGCACGATGGTGCCGACGACGGCGACCCACAACTTCTGGGCCGAGTCCGACCCGCAGGCCAAGGCCGGCAAGCTCACGCAGTTCATCAAGGACGTCAGCCTCATGGGCGGCCTGCTCCTCGCCGCGGTCGACACCGCGGGCAAGCCCGGCGTGGCCTACCGCGCCAAGCTCGCCGGCGAGAGCGTCGAGCGCACCGCGCGCCAGGCCCGCAAGGCGGCCGCCCGCGAGGCGAAGCTCGCCGCGCTCCAGGCCAAGCAGGCGGTGTCCTGA